The sequence ATGGGCCGGCAACCTCAACGCCTGCCTGAAAGAAGCGACCGGTCGATACGTCCTGATGCTGTGCGATGACGACGAGCTGCTGCCCGGCATGCTGCAGGCGGCCGTCGGTTTCCTCGACCGCCATCCCTCGGCCGGCCTGGTCCATACCGCCGGCTGGACCGTTGGGCTGGACGGGTCGGCCACGCTGACGCAGACAGGGGATCCCCCCCTGCTGACGGGTGGCGATCAGGCCTTGCGCAAGATCGCCTTGCAGAACAACCTGCTCTTCTCCTCGGTCGTCGTCCGGCGAGACGTCTACGAGGCCGTGGGCGACTTCACGGACACCTGCTCAGCCGATTGGGAGATGTGGGCCCGCATCGCGCGCAGCCACGATCTCGGCTACATCTCCGAGCCCCTGATGCGCTATTATCAACACCGCCTGTCCAAGGCTCCGCTCGATCGTTACGAGACGGATTGGACCCTGCTGGCAGAGAGGATCCTCTCGTATTTTCCGCCGACTCACGTGCCGGCGATGCGCCGGGCGATCTTCGACGAGGTGGGCAACGGGCTCTGGTCGCTGGGGCGCCAAGCCTTGCGTCAGAAGGAATTCAAGCGCGGGGGGGCCTTCATCGCCGCGGCCCTTCGCCACCAGCGCCCCACCGCCTGGTGCCGGCAGCTCGCCAAGACGGTGAGCGCAGGCTTCCGGTCGCGCGGCGCGTTGTCCGCGACGGATCCCCATGAAACCTTTGTCTGATTCGGGTGAGCAACCATGATCACGGTCGTCATCAACACGCTGAACGAAGCGCACAACATCGCAGCCTGCATTGAAAGCGTGCGGGGCTTCGCCGACGAGGTCGTCGTCTGCGACATGCACAGCGACGATCGCACGGTGGCGATCGCCGAGTCCCTCGGCGCTCGCGTGGTTTATCACGAGCGCACGGG is a genomic window of bacterium containing:
- a CDS encoding glycosyltransferase family 2 protein, which gives rise to MVDISVCIPTYNRFSLVQRAAESVLLQEGVSFDLLISDNCSSDGSWEQLERWAAARPMVRLRRNPENLGWAGNLNACLKEATGRYVLMLCDDDELLPGMLQAAVGFLDRHPSAGLVHTAGWTVGLDGSATLTQTGDPPLLTGGDQALRKIALQNNLLFSSVVVRRDVYEAVGDFTDTCSADWEMWARIARSHDLGYISEPLMRYYQHRLSKAPLDRYETDWTLLAERILSYFPPTHVPAMRRAIFDEVGNGLWSLGRQALRQKEFKRGGAFIAAALRHQRPTAWCRQLAKTVSAGFRSRGALSATDPHETFV